Proteins encoded in a region of the Nicotiana tomentosiformis chromosome 9, ASM39032v3, whole genome shotgun sequence genome:
- the LOC138899122 gene encoding uncharacterized protein, producing the protein MPLSIYKQAGLRMPRPTSMRLQMIDPSMKHPVGIMDEVLVKVGKFLLPTDFVILDYAVDKEIPIILGRPFLATRRALMDSERNEIKLWVNDEEVTFRASKGMKLPNAYEIASVLDVVDVV; encoded by the coding sequence ATGCCTCTTTCTATCTACAAGCAAGCGGGATTGAGAATGCCTAGGCCTACaagtatgaggttgcaaatgatTGACCCTTCGATGAAGCATCCAGTGGGGATAATGGATGAAGTGCTTGTGAAAGTGGGGAAGTTTCTCCTCCCCACCGACTTCGTTATTCTTGATTATGCAGTTGATAAAGAGATCCCTATCATCTTAGGGAGACCATTCCTTGCAACCCGAAGAGCACTCATGGACTCCGAAAGAAATGAGATTAAATTGTGGGTTAATGACGAAGAAGTTACCTTTAGAGCAAGTAAGGGCATGAAATTGCCAAATGCATATGAGATTGCCTCTGTACTTGATGTTGTTGATGTGGTATAA
- the LOC138899123 gene encoding uncharacterized protein, which yields MGSLAHLEACQRPLPKEVHWSSSLGVRLADSSEGGVVLQNKGESLLVVEFMEKQYDDLLLVQLKEGIHQHKTMDFSLGMDDGTLMHLGSMKMYYDIKKVY from the coding sequence atgggtagtttggctcacttggaggcatgtcaaaggccattGCCCAAGGAGGTTCATTGGTCATCTAGTTTGGgggttcgtcttgcggactctagtgaaggaggggtagtTCTACAAAATAAGGGTGAATCATTGCTTGTTGTAGAATTCATGGAGAAGCAATACGACGATCTATTGTTGGTTcagttgaaggaggggattcaccaacataagaccatggatttttctcttggcatggatgatggtacactaatgCACCTAGGCTCTATGAAGATGTACTATGATATTAAGAAAGTCTACTGA